From Qipengyuania soli:
TGGGAGAGTTCGTGGCATTTGGCTGGCACTATGCCGAACACAAGGTTCCCTTCATGTGGGAACTGCACAAGGTCCACCATGCAGCGGAAACGCTAAATCCCTTCACCAACCAGCGCGCACATTCGCTGGTCCTTGTCGGCAAGTATTCGCTCAAGGGGCTGGTCGGAGGCGTGCCATCCGGCCTGTTCATGCACTACTGGGGCTTCAGCCTGGTCGAGGTGCTGGCCATCGGCGCGCTGGCCAACCAGCTGCTCACGATCTCGACGCTGGACGCCCTTCGCCATTCGGAATTTCCCGTCGGCTTCGGTCCGCTCGATCGCCTCTTCATCAGCCCGCACATGCATCAGGTCCACCACAGCAGCCTCGAGGTGCACTGGGACCGCAATTTCGGCAGCAACCTGTCGATCTTCGACTGGATGTTCGGCACCGCCTATCGCCCACAAAAGGGCGAGGAGATCGTCTACGGCATCTATGGCCTCGATGAGCAGGAACTGGCCAAATACTACACGCTCAAGGGGACCTATATCGACCCTGTGGTGAAGAGCCTGCGCTGCATCAGGGACGCTGTCATCCCCCGGGCGAAACATCCCGAGGTACTGGCCGAACGGCTTCCCTGACCGCGTCGATCACGCTCGCGTCCTCGATCGTCTGCGGGACGATGATCTCCGCCCCGTTGACGATGTCGCGCAGCAGGTTGCGCAGGATCTTGCCCGAGCGCGTCTTCGGCAGGCCCTCGACGAAGTAGATCGAGCGCGGGCTGGCGATTGCGCCGATGTCCCCCCGGATCGCGGCGACGAGTTCGCGATGCACCGCCTCGAGGTCGCCGCACCCGGGCCGGGTGACGACGAAGCCGACCGCCATCTCGCCCTTGAGATCGTCGGCGGCACCGACCACGGCGCACTCCACGACCTCCGGGTGATTGGCGACAACCTCTTCCATCTGGCCGGTGGAGAGCCGGTGTCCCGCAACGTTGATGATGTCGTCGGTGCGGCCCATGATGTGGATGAAGCCGTCATCGTCGATCATCCCCGCGTCGCCGGTCGTGTAGTATCCCGGAAAGTCGGTGAAACCGGCGGCGTATCGCTCGGGATTGTTCCATAGCGAACGGAAGGCTCCGGGCGGCAGCGGCTGCTCGATCAGCAGATTGCCGACGGTACCGGCGGGGACGTCCGATCCCGCATCGTCCTTAACCCTGAAACGATAGCCAGGCACGGCGTGTCCCGCGCTACCCGCCCTGATCTCGGTCTGGCCGAGACCGAAACAGGTCGCGATCGCGGGCCAGCCGAGTTCGGTCTGCCACCAGTGATCGATCACCGGCTTGCCCAGTTTGCCGGCTATCCAGAGCAGGGTGTCGGGATCGGCCCGCTCGCCGGCGAGGAACAGCACTTCGAGCGAGGCGAGCGAAGCATCATCGATGAATGAGCCGTCGGGATCGGAACGGCGGATCGCCCTGATCGCGGTGGGTGCGGTGAACAGCACCTTCACCCGGTGTCGGTCGATGATCCGCCAGAAGGTGCCGGCATCGGGGGTGCCCACAGGCTTGCCTTCGAACAGCACGCTCGTGCATCCGGCCAGCAGCGGACCGTAGACTATGTAGCTGTGCCCGACGACCCAGCCGATGTCCGATGCCGCCCAGTATGTGTCGCCCGGACCCACGCCATAGATATTGGCCATCGACCACGTAAGCACCGTGGCGTGCCCGCCATTGTCGCGCACGACGCCCTTGGGCGTGCCCGTAGTCCCCGAGGTATAGAGGATATACAGCGGATCGCCGGATGCGACCGGGACGCAAGGTACAGGACCGGAAGTCTCGTAGGCCGCCGACCAGTCGAGATCGCGGCCTTCTTGCAAATCGGCCTGCAGCGGCTCGCGCTGGAGGATGATCGTGGCTGCCGGTTTGTGCCGGGCGATATCCAGCGCCGCGTCGAGCAGCGGCTTGTAGGCAATAGTCCGCCCCGGCTCGAACCCGCACGAGGCGCTGAGGACCAGCTTCGGCTGGCAATCGTCGATGCGCTTGGCAAGCTCGGGCGCGGCGAACCCGCCGAAGACGACCGAATGCACCGCGCCCAGTCGTGCGCAGGCGAGCATGGCGAAGGCCGCCTCGGGCACCATCGGCATGTAGATGATCACCCGGTCACCCCTGCTCACGCCTTGCGCCGCGATCATCCCCGCCGTCCGCGCGACCCGTTCCTGCAACTCGGCGAAGGTGAAGGTCCGGGCCTGGCCGGTGATCGGGCTTTCGTAGATCAGCGCGGTATCGTTGCCATGGCCCGCCATGACATGACGGTCGACGGCATTGTGGCAGGTGTTGATTTCTCCGTCGGGAAACCAGGTGTCGCTTTGC
This genomic window contains:
- a CDS encoding sterol desaturase family protein; translated protein: MNAKLEAFAALPPFLFTWTTFFAAGTIFFLLRFRRRLVQWSVRDLFQTLFPFDPLRSKSFHADLKVYVIRKLTDFIFLAPGTAVWAMVATATAAALGTWAILPTGAVPGLSGILVVAVTLTLLGEFVAFGWHYAEHKVPFMWELHKVHHAAETLNPFTNQRAHSLVLVGKYSLKGLVGGVPSGLFMHYWGFSLVEVLAIGALANQLLTISTLDALRHSEFPVGFGPLDRLFISPHMHQVHHSSLEVHWDRNFGSNLSIFDWMFGTAYRPQKGEEIVYGIYGLDEQELAKYYTLKGTYIDPVVKSLRCIRDAVIPRAKHPEVLAERLP
- a CDS encoding AMP-binding protein — encoded protein: MGFPEIAAKAHDDPAAFWLDAAAALEWSRIPRVAHDPQSDTWFPDGEINTCHNAVDRHVMAGHGNDTALIYESPITGQARTFTFAELQERVARTAGMIAAQGVSRGDRVIIYMPMVPEAAFAMLACARLGAVHSVVFGGFAAPELAKRIDDCQPKLVLSASCGFEPGRTIAYKPLLDAALDIARHKPAATIILQREPLQADLQEGRDLDWSAAYETSGPVPCVPVASGDPLYILYTSGTTGTPKGVVRDNGGHATVLTWSMANIYGVGPGDTYWAASDIGWVVGHSYIVYGPLLAGCTSVLFEGKPVGTPDAGTFWRIIDRHRVKVLFTAPTAIRAIRRSDPDGSFIDDASLASLEVLFLAGERADPDTLLWIAGKLGKPVIDHWWQTELGWPAIATCFGLGQTEIRAGSAGHAVPGYRFRVKDDAGSDVPAGTVGNLLIEQPLPPGAFRSLWNNPERYAAGFTDFPGYYTTGDAGMIDDDGFIHIMGRTDDIINVAGHRLSTGQMEEVVANHPEVVECAVVGAADDLKGEMAVGFVVTRPGCGDLEAVHRELVAAIRGDIGAIASPRSIYFVEGLPKTRSGKILRNLLRDIVNGAEIIVPQTIEDASVIDAVREAVRPVPRDVSPGG